The following are encoded together in the Monodelphis domestica isolate mMonDom1 chromosome 5, mMonDom1.pri, whole genome shotgun sequence genome:
- the RPL14 gene encoding 60S ribosomal protein L14 yields MVFKRYVEIGRVAYISFGPHAGKLVAIVDVIDQNRALVDGPCSGVRRQAMPFKCMQLTDFVLKFPHSARQKYVRAAWEKEKINTKWKATRWAKKIEARERKAKMTDFDRYKVMKAKKMRNRIIKHEVKKLQKASTQKGSLKKGTAQKALASKVSAKKIPSKKAEGQKAALGPKGQKAAGQKAPAKKGPAQKGPAQKTPAQKAPAQKSAASKAKK; encoded by the exons ATG GTGTTCAAGCGCTACGTGGAGATCGGGCGCGTGGCCTACATCTCCTTCGGGCCTCACGCCGGCAAGCTGGTGGCTATCGTGGATGTCATTGATCAGAACAGG GCTTTGGTTGATGGCCCGTGCAGTGGTGTGAGGAGGCAGGCTATGCCATTTAAGTGTATGCAGCTTACAGACTTCGTTCTCAAGTTCCCACACAG TGCTCGTCAGAAGTATGTCCGGGCTgcttgggaaaaagaaaagatcaatacAAAATGGAAAGCCACAAGATGGGCCAAGAAGATTGAAGCCAGAGAAAGG AAAGCCAAGATGACAGATTTTGACCGGTACAAAGTCATGAAAGCCAAGAAAATG AGAAACAGAATTATCAAGCACGAAGTGAAGAAGCTCCAGAAGGCATCTACCCAGAAGGGCTCTCTTAAGAAGGGAACTGCCCAGAAGGCGCTTGCCTCCAAGGTCTCTGCCAAGAAGATCCCCTCTAAGAAGGCTGAGGGCCAGAAGGCAGCCCTGGGTCCGAAGGGGCAGAAAGCTGCAGGCCAGAAGGCCCCCGCCAAGAAGGGACCTGCTCAGAAGGGACCTGCACAGAAAACTCCAGCTCAGAAGGCTCCAGCCCAGAAATCAGCTGCTTCAAAGGCCAAAAAATAG
- the LOC103092847 gene encoding 52 kDa repressor of the inhibitor of the protein kinase-like — protein sequence MEKPALWGARKRKPSPPASGTSPKLPRTWASLLLLPEDPDPDAEQEAQPEGAAGRTPMSSLGSGEALDLSVSRQWAGAMVGAGAGQEDLGLLQRHSLTEGQKRGILGGRWLPPSSFQFPRRLMGSGAGQKYRRCSVQLLQDYPFAHYSRHLDGVFCGPCFVFSSNKEAILVSTPLKDWSNSKKILERHSRSKEHGWAALQTQAFAAVEHKKQLAERGQHALKQMVRMVLLCARQDLSLGGRLPVTKALDALSRSLAELDPLLREGLSQAPCGTPGAPEQLQEQLIQLIGLQIQDRVLARVRAAGFFSLLVDMSVQKNVILSLRYVHWSREGRVEIREDPVEFVGASDLPEGSLAELCLQRITAWGLRKELARGFSYHGPRSGQLARIRDVLPKAISSASTKHQMTTAILRSCSLRPVTKFLDTLTKVSLVLTSSAERLSPQSPALKAFLDGDSDPGEEEEEKDPPQEVVGGREGPQGPPPVHLLSSFRSEYPAILEALCKMAEDHGDAERLFFSITQFDFLVALVCVESVLSCMKPLQLDLQRGENDLIHLSKEAQLVLQRCQKMRDKEDPEFTLLYDDVRGLAASVGVAEAPPRICGRPVSLEAFSTEDLHEGYRTSLFVPFLDHVIAELREQLLECSPRFLAQLLVPDRLPLLEGEGAEAALYDAFQGDIPDSDHFHEELQRWRARWMEVPRKDWPCSLLAALQYLSPGCYPGIHTALSVLATMPIGGPSGEQSSQVLRRAKTWQRSPGKGSRLTGLALMDVHRDMEVDTDQVLGDLQALAKGALEVKPLL from the exons ATGGAGAAGCCGGCTCTCTGGGGGGCCAGGAAGAGAAAGCCGTCCCCGCCTGCCTCAGGAACCTCCCCAAAGCTGCCCCGAACCTGGGCTTCCCTCCTGCTCCT GCCCGAGGACCCCGACCCGGATGCTGAACAGGAGGCCCAGCCAGAGGGGGCCGCAGGGAGGACCCCCATGTCCTCCCTGGGCAGCGGGGAAGCGCTGGACCTCTCGGTCAGCAGGCAGTGGGCTGGGGCAATGGTCGGCGCCGGGGCTggccaggaggacctgggcttGCTCCAGCGCCACAGCCTGACGGAGGGCCAGAAGAGGGGCATTTTGGGCGGCCGGTGGCTGCCCCCGTCCAGTTTCCAGTTCCCCAGGAGGCTGATGGGCTCGGGAGCCGGCCAGAAGTACCGGCGGTGCAGCGTCCAGCTCCTCCAGGACTACCCGTTCGCCCACTACTCCAGGCACCTGGACGGCGTCTTCTGCGGCCCCTGCTTTGTGTTTAGCAGCAACAAAGAGGCCATCCTGGTGTCGACCCCTTTGAAGGACTGGTCCAACAGCAAGAAGATCCTGGAGAGGCACAGCAGGTCCAAAGAGCACGGCTGGGCGGCCCTCCAGACCCAGGCGTTTGCGGCCGTGGAGCACAAGAAGCAGCTGGCCGAGAGAGGCCAGCACGCCCTGAAGCAGATGGTCAGGATGGTCCTTCTGTGCGCAAGGCAGGACCTCTCGCTGGGCGGCAGGCTCCCCGTCACCAAGGCCTTGGACGCCCTTTCTCGGTCCCTGGCCGAGCTGGACCCACTGCTGAGGGAGGGCCTGAGCCAGGCCCCCTGCGGGACCCCAGGCGCCCCAGAACAGCTGCAGGAGCAGCTCATCCAGCTGATTGGCCTTCAGATTCAGGACAGAGTCCTGGCCAGGGTGAGGGCGGCCGGCTTCTTCAGCCTCCTAGTCGATATGTCTGTCCAGAAGAACGTCATCCTCTCCCTGCGCTACGTCCACTGGAGCCGAGAAGGCCGGGTGGAGATCCGGGAAGACCCCGTAGAGTTTGTGGGGGCTTCCGACCTGCCGGAGGGGAGCCTGGCCGAGCTCTGCCTGCAGAGGATTACAGCCTGGGGTCTGCGGAAGGAGCTCGCGCGGGGCTTCAGCTACCACGGCCCCCGGAGCGGGCAGCTGGCCCGGATCCGCGATGTACTTCCCAAGGCCATCTCCTCGGCCTCCACAAAGCACCAGATGACCACTGCCATCCTCCGCTCCTGCAGCCTGCGGCCAGTCACCAAGTTTCTGGACACACTGACCAAAGTTTCCCTGGTGTTGACGTCATCAGCAGAGCGCCTTAGCCCTCAATCCCCAGCACTAAAGGCCTTCCTAGATGGCGATAGCGACcctggagaggaagaggaggagaaggacccCCCTCAGGAGGTGGTGGGGGGCAGAGAGGGCCCCCAGGGTCCTCCCCCAGTGCATCTGCTCAGCTCCTTCCGAAGCGAGTATCCGGCCATCCTGGAGGCTCTGTGCAAGATGGCAGAGGACCATGGAGATGCCGAAAGgctctttttctccatcactCAGTTCGACTTTCTGGTGGCCTTGGTCTGTGTCGAGTCCGTCCTTTCGTGCATGAAGCCCCTTCAGTTAGACCTACAGCGGGGGGAGAACGATCTCATCCATCTCTCCAAGGAGGCTCAGCTTGTCCTTCAGAGGTGCCAGAAGATGAGGGACAAGGAGGACCCCGAGTTCACATTGCTTTATGACGACGTGAGAGGCTTAGCGGCGAGTGTGGGGGTGGCAGAGGCCCCACCACGGATCTGTGGCCGGCCCGTGTCCCTAGAGGCTTTCAGCACGGAGGACCTCCACGAGGGCTACAGGACGTCCTTGTTTGTCCCATTTCTAGACCACGTCATTGCCGAGCTCCGGGAGCAGCTGCTGGAGTGCTCGCCTCGCTTCCTGGCCCAGCTCCTCGTCCCCGACAGGCTGCCTCTGCTGGAGGGTGAAGGGGCCGAGGCAGCGCTCTACGACGCATTCCAGGGAGACATCCCTGACTCGGATCATTTTCACGAAGAGTTGCAGAGGTGGAGGGCGCGTTGGATGGAAGTCCCCCGGAAGGATTGGCCCTGCAGCCTCCTGGCTGCCCTGCAGTACCTGAGCCCGGGCTGCTACCCCGGCATCCACACGGCCCTCTCAGTCCTGGCCACCATGCCCATCGGCGGCCCTTCTGGGGAGCAGTCCTCCCAGGTGCTACGGAGAGCCAAAACGTGGCAGAGAAGCCCAGGGAAGGGAAGCCGGCTCACAGGCCTGGCCCTGATGGACGTCCATCGGGACATGGAGGTGGACACAGACCAAGTGTTGGGGGATCTCCAGGCACTGGCGAAGGGGGCCCTCGAGGTGAAACCACTCCTGTAA